Sequence from the Coturnix japonica isolate 7356 chromosome Z, Coturnix japonica 2.1, whole genome shotgun sequence genome:
taATTTGATAAAGCTGTACAAATAAGCAGTTGTAAACAATATCTAGAAAACTTAATACGCTATTCTGGGCATATTTGCAGCACCCACAGTGTTCCTTGAGGCAGTACCTACAAATAAAAATCTGACTTATGCAAACACCAAGCAAATGCATGGCTTTTACAGGTATGGAAAACTACCACAATCTAATCCCACTCTGCAAGGCCATACAGCCAGCAAAACAGATAAGACATATGTGTTACTAAGAGGTCAGagaaaaatccattattttccAAGTTTTTGAAATTATGAAACttctagaagaaaagaaaatggcaaatgGCAACATTACTGTGGGATGTCACTCATACACAGGAAGCAGCATGAAAGAAgatatgaaaacaacaaaaagggaaagaaaaactggCTTACGGAGGGTTTATGTTACCTTGGAAGGAGGCAACAGATGTTTACTGTCTGAAAATCACCTGCTTATAGGTAATGGATATATCCAAAGTTGCGAAGGTGTTCCAGGGATTTTTGAACGATGATTTCAAAGCAGCATTGTTTTGGTAGGGAACACTGCATCAGTGCTGAAATCAGCATAGGAAAACCTTCAGTCAGATCCTGCAACTAATGCAAGTTTTGCTTAAATAGCAAgtgagtgaaaaacaaataacaacttTGGTATTTAGCTCAATAACTGTATGACTGAAtacatttaaaatcagaaacTATAATGAAGGGTGACTCAAATGAAGGAGATCCCACAAAACCTATTGAGAAGACAATAAGCACCTCTGTAGTAACAGTTATCCATTGAAAAAACACTGCTAGTTGCTCATTAAGGCTCAAGGTCTCCAGCTGTTCAACTTTGGCCCAAGAAATGTGGTAGTATGCCATTTGTCACTGATTCTTACTAAATCCTACACAGGAGAATAAGTTAGATTTCAgtccttcagtttttcatccagtATTCAGactcaaaagcagaacagaaacaatcTAATTGTGTACTCTTAAGGTAGTGTATACAGTCATTTAAGTTCATTTACACACAGGTAAAGCAGCTAAAAGAAGGTATTCAGCCCTCTCATCTACCTTTAAGCCTCCTACTCTCCTCTCTTGTCTTGTTCGGAGATAGGaaacacaaatgcaaacctTGTACTAAGTAGCCACTCTGCCCTTGTCAGAGGGTACGCATCAGTTTCACTTgttttgtctcatttcttttattacagTTGTATATACCAAGAAGAAAACCAGTAAAGCATTTAAGCTGTTAAGCAACTTCATAACATTCATATTGCTGggcttattatttttctatagaTAGAAGGCACTTTCATACAGGAAGCAGAATCCTGATACTaccaaagacagaagaaattttGCTATAGGGATTTGCTAATAGGGATTATTAGCTGGTGAGCATAACAGTGTGTGTGCTTGAAGAGTGAATAACATGATTCACACCCTTTATTTTATCCTCTCTCTTCAGAAAAAGGTACACTGTCTGGCAATGAGAAAGTAAAGGGTGACTGGTATTCTGTCTTaactcttttcctccttcagggAAGCTGACAGCATTATTAGTTGCTGCACAGATAGTTGTGGAGGTACTTCCAGATTAGACTATCCAAACTCTGTAGCCTTACCTTTCTGAAAGGTCATGGAAGAAGCTTATTTTGTGGCTCTGTTTGTCAAAACAGTGTATTTCAGAATGCCTTTAATTACATTAAGAGAAAAACCTGCAAGGATATTTGTCTGTTCTGAAGAAATTAACccccctttaaaaaaaaaaaaaaaaaaaaaaattaaaaaaaaaataaatatatatacatatatatttttatttttaattctggaGAGTTTCTATATTTTTGTCACTGAACTTTCCAGACGAAGTTTTCAACACTAAGAATCTGGAACACTGCAGATAAAATCTAGAAGTTTCAACATTTATCCATATTTAAAATGAACTCAATGTTTAGAATCACATGACAGCATTCTATGTAGCATTCCATCCTAATTAACTACAtgttgaagaaggaaagaagtttCAAAGTGCTTAcataggaaagagaaaaggtcCCAGTTAGatatttaattcaaaatttTTCCAGGTCCTTCCTCCCTTTTTAGTTATAGTTGTGTATGAAAATGGGATCAGCTACTGCAAGGTCAGGGAGAATAGTAATAAAAGGGAACATCATTATTATAACCTTTAAAGGTATATGCATACCTTTAAATATCTGAGGATATTTTTAGAAGACTCCTTATGTATGAGGAAACGGTTTCTCACATGCTGTTTGAATCTACAGTCCCTTCTACAGCTTCTGCGGGAGGCACGTTTTTATGGAATTAAGTTCTTATCACGGTTAAGGGAAGGTTTGCTACCAGcagaaaaggagacaaaatgTCAGGCCAGATTTACGCTTCCATCTATGAACTTGTACATCACAGGGGTTTGGCAGTTTGAATACAAAAAGTAGAAAGATTATACATATTTGGTCTGTAAATTTGTACTTTTCTTCCACTAATGGATGTCAATTTTATGCTTACACAGAACTTCTTTGAGTGTGCTGTTTACTAACATTTTAAACTTTCCTTCATAGGGTCCCATGATGTTTGTAGCCTTGGACAGTGGAATAAAGCAGGGCTCTCAGTGAAAGCCATCAAAGGTCAGCTGTGCAAAgagattctttctttctagtaATTTCAAGCAACTCTATCATTTCTGTCATAACTCTGTGTTCCAGATAGATTGAAATTTTACACAAAATAGGCTGTGGAAAAGGGAGGAACTGGCAGCCAAGAGACAAGAGAACAATTAGACACAACTCACTGTCATTTTGGCAGCATTTCAATAATCCAGCACGGCCAGTAAATAACTTAGCTGGGTTCTCAGTTGCTAAGAGCTTTCTGATGCATGTTTTACTCATTTTGTATGAAAAGAATCTGGTATGCAAGGAGAAAGACATTTGAAGGACAGGCCTATATTTTGAAGGGCAGACAAAGGTCTACATGTCCATTTTACATTCTAATTGAGTGAGCTTAACAttgcttaaaatgaaatttttaaaaactttttccATTCTTTGAGCAAAGGGGAAAATTTTTTAGTGTTTGGAAAAAAGTCCAGCCTTTATTCAAAAACAATCTTTGATATCTGACAGTTTCTTATCCTGCCCAGCTACTTTGGGTTGACAAGGAAATGTAAGAGAATGCAAACTCCCTTATAGTCCTCTCTGATGAAATGCACATGAGCACATATACACCTTTATATACCAAATATACATATGAAAATACACAGTCATATTTCTGCATATATGAACAGTGTCTCCATACATACGCTACCAGTCAACAAGCCAGGGACTGAAAGCCACATCCTGATATAATTACTAGATAGCTCCCTTGGCTAAATTTACCTGTTCATTTTTGCACTATCACAAGTGTTTTAACCATTATCCCTGAAGAGATGCTGCACTATTCCCTTCTTTGTTCCTCCTTTTGCATTAATTGATCCCTTTGTCTAAAATTTCCATCCTAAAGTTTTGTCACTGACCCTTCAGACTCCCACAGTATTTATTCATTGGTATTTCCAGAATCTAACTCCCAAACAGAAGTAACTTGTTTCCAAGCAGCTTTTTAAGATGCCTTCTCTTGTCCACAGCCTAAGTAGGTCACTGAGATGCGCTTTCATCTATCTTTAGAAGCTAGTTTATCCTGCACAGAActtcctgaaaaagaaacacgAGTGTCTTTAGTACTCTAACCACCTTCATATTCTCCACCCAACATTTCCAAGAATGGTGCTGTAAATAGCATCAACGTGTCACAGATGACAGAGGGAAAATATGTCCCATTTTCCAGGCCAACCTCCGCTTGGTTGGACAGATGCATGTACACAAACACAGGCATACACACACGCACCACACGCATATTTGGAGAAGGGCACCCCCAGAAAGCCAAGGCAAAAGGTAGTCTTGGTTTAATGTGAAGTTCAGTGCATAACCAGTGTGTCAGATGAACTCCAGATTTAGGAGAAGTTCTCCAAGCGATGCTCTCCATACAAACGATGGAATACAAAAATTTGCCAGGGGACAGTTATTAACTTGCATTATGGTGACACTGGAAATGATCTGAGCATTCTCAGGTGCCAATTACTCAGGGAACCTTGGGAACTATTGAAATGAATtctatgtttcattttaaacaggGGGATTTGCGCTCTacttaagaaacagaaaaaagcataGATTATGACTGTAAAGCTGAATGCACTTTGGAGAGCGGTCAGAGGCTTTTCCTCCCCTGAATTTGCCAGGTAAATATCACTAggattaaaacaaagaaaaagaatcaatcTCCACCTTCTTGTTACAATACAGAGTGAGGGAAGCCAGGAAATACAGCGCTAAACCTGATGGTACACGGTGTCCTTAGATCACTTGGCCATTGTTTTCTCTCACAGCAGCACATGCTAATGATACAAAGAAGTTTAAAGTTTTTGGCTTTGACTTTTCATGTCACAACCATAATAAATGTGCACATTATTGTTTGTATTGCCATATCCTTCAGATGCACCGCCAATTTCTAGAGCCTGTTCTTGCACAGCCAAGGACAGGACTTTGCCCACAAATAGCCTGGCTGAATTCAATTAAGCATGAGCACCGCCATACAGATTCAGCTGCTAAACAGACACGGTACAACATGTTTATGTTACAAAGATACTGTATGAGTCAAATCTGATTTAAACCACCATTTCTACCACaggaagaacaaatattttttgttctcctcTAGCAAATTTCATTCTGCTTTAGACATTTTCATCTTGCATGATCCTAAGTAAGGCATCCTTAATTGcgtttaattaaaaaaacaaccacaaaatgaataaaaaagacaataaaGTGTTAAACTcgggagaaaagaaagaaataaagatgtttgtttatttgttttaaggaattaaaaaaaaataaatatgatgaAGAACGAAGATGCAAACTGCAGTGTGGACAATACGCAAGCTTCTCCCTTTTCCCGCTGCCTGCAGCCACTGAGTCCTGTTACAAAGCCACACAGAACAACTCATTTTGGTGAAGAATTCAGACAGCATCTTTCACATTTCCGTTATGGCACTCCTCCTCTTGGAGACATGGAAAGTTTCCAGGGGTCCTTGGAAGGAGGGTCTCGGAAACGCAAGAGCATGCCAACAAAGATGCCCCCTTCTATTGCTCTTGAGGGCTCCTCATCCCCACCGCACAGACTTGAAGATCATAATGATATAGATTCTTCTAGTCTTCCTATGGCGTTTCAACAACCAGCACAGCCAAAGTACAGTTCCCAGATGATTGATCTCTGCAACTTTGGTTTTCAGTTCTATAGATCTCTGGAGCCCTTTGGAGCCAAGTCTATTAAACAAGAACCAGTGAAATCCAATTTGGCATGGCCCAGTAGTCCAGCATTTGTGCAGGCTCCTTATCCTTATTATCCTAAAGTCCATCCTGGcttaatgtttccttttatcATGCCCCCAAATCTTCATTTCAGGAACCCTTTTCAGATGAAAAGGCCTCCAGAACCATCATTTCAGAGGGCTGAAGTAAGAGAAAGTggtgaaaataaacagaaagtgGAGAGAGTAGATGTCAACCTTCAGATAGATGACAGCTACTATGTTGATGTTGGGGGTGAACAGAAACGCTGGCAATGCCCAATGTGTGAGAAGTCCTATACATCCAAGTACAATTTGGTTACCCACATCTTGGGGCACAGTGGCATTAAGCCACATGCTTGCAATCGATGTGGTAAGCTTTTCAAGCAACTGAGCCACTTGCACACTCATATGCTAACTCACCAGGGCACCAGGCCACATAAATGCCAGGTGTGCCACAAGTCTTTCACTCAAACCAGTCACCTTAAGAGACACATGATGCAGCACAGTGACATCAAGCCTTACAACTGCAGGATCTGTGGAAGAGGCTTTGCCTATCCTAGTGAGCTGAAGGCGCATGAGTCTAAGCACGAGAGCGGCCGAGAGAACATTTGTGTGGAGTGTGGTCTGGACTTCCCCACGCTGGCTCAGCTGAAGAGACACTTAACAACCCACCGTGGCCCAATACAATACAATTGCACTGAATGCGATAAGACCTTCCAGTACCCAAGTCAGCTGCAAAACCACATGATGAAGCACAAAGACATTCGTCCATATATCTGCACTGAGTGTGGCATGGAGTTTGTGCAGCCCCACCACCTCAAACAGCACTCTCTAACTCACAAGGTAAGCCATCACATGTTGAATTCTCACCTTGTGTCACACACAAGCCCAGGGACTACAGATTCCTAAAAATAAGTCCACCTCCTTGAAAAGTGGGTAACCAGCTTATAAAGTCTCATGCAGGCCTTCTGCCAGCAGTAGAATTTCATGCAGAACATATGTCCCAAGTAGTACTGGCATCAGCATAAGATAGATAATTTTGTCAGACTTAAGAAAGTATGTGCAAAAACATTTCGTTACAGACAAGAGTACAATTAAGCCACCTGCATTACTTCCCACAGTTCTACTCTCTCTGTTTCTGGGTTTTACCTTCAGAATGAGCATCTGTAGAACAGCATTTTGCAGATCTATCTAACCTCAAAAAAATTTACCAGaaattttcctctgaaaaacatGCGTCTATCTTTGCTTCCCCTAATTGGGAAGTAGGAGGATACGCAGTAGGATGTGTGTGCGCAGCAGAAGAATGTGTATTACTCATCCAATTTTGCAGCGTCATTGTAACAAGACACGTAGGGGGAAAAGACCCAAGAAAAATCCCCAGTTGTGCATAAGTTACCCAGAATGCTACTTAACGAAAATGGACAAGAGGACTGTAATCCCACCCCATCTGCATCAAGTGACAGTCTTACCACAGCTGTAAGGAATGACAACTATTTCAGTTCAGATCGGGAACAAGCTCTGAGAAACATCCAGAAAAATCCctttaaaaataggaaatacGTAAGTGTTCCATTCAAGAATGTCTGTAATTAGGTTATCCACctttataaaaatacagtaaaggaaaattaaaaatccacatattttataaaaatatacttcCGGTTCTGAATGTCTTTTCCTTTAACACTTAAATTTTGGATTTTGtacaaaaagcattaaaaacacagaaagctaCAATGTTTTAATTgtacaaacacattttctcttaaaaaaaaccctcagccTCTACTTCCACATTTGCTGTTACTATATCTACTCTTGCTGGATGCTCCTTAGATTTACTATACTAAAATCTACTTAAtttaaaacttgtttgtttattttgtttggttttgttctgtttatgtCATGGGAAATGCAATGCCCTTCAGCCTTCAGAgagcttctgcttctttgtcCACAGCTGCAGGTGGATTCAGCTGCAAACACAATTAACAGCAGTTAGCTGCCCAAACACATCCTTGAATCAGATAGCTTGATGCTTAGAATTGCTGGGCATGTTCACAGCTTCAGCTTTGCAATTATCTTTGTGAAAACCACTGACTGGCACAAAAGTGACTGACATTTCAAATCTTCTTTGTAATGAGTTCTATGGGAAGTAATAATTGCTCTTGGCACTGCGCTAGCAAATTTTCACTATCTGCAACAAAGTTAAACTCTTGAGGTGTTTCATGGTAAATTCATTGGTTTTTGTAATATCTAAATGACTCATAGGAGCTGGTGGTTAGAGAACGTATTTCTGACCAAGAATACTGGATCGCATATCAGTGAATTGGTTGCATGGTGTAGAGGCTGTTATAAATGCTCTGCAAGCACAAGCTAAAGCAGGGACACTCCATTAGGGTTGGTGTAAATTGCAcagagttaaaaatattttttcttcattaaatataATACGTAGAGCTTTGTTTGGTTATCTTACTtatcatttatttcagcttaTTTTCAATAGCTCTCTGCAAAACGGGAGTAGTTCTTAGCCTGAAGCCAGTGATATTCAGTTACCATAGCCAAACATTTTTTTGATCTCTTAAGTGGTTAACTTTTACTTTTGGTCCATAGATGTGCACATTTGACCAGTGCTTCACATAAGCAGTAGAGAAGGACAGAGAAGCTCTGCTACTACATCTCGCTGACATGCAAATTTAAAGATGGAGACAAAACTCCTAATTTTATTGCACTTAGATGttgttttccatctctgcttctcagaTTCTTGCAAGAATTtgccaagaaaaagaacagtaaacaTAAGCATATACTGCTTGAACAAATGATGTTAAAGGCAAAATAATGTATTACCTGCTTCGCTAATCCAGAATGAATAATTCATATACTGCCATACTAAAGATGAAATAACTTAGAAACTGTTCAAtctactgttttttcttcttttctttcagggTGTGAAAGAGCACAAGTGTGGAATCTGTGGCCGGGAGTTTACTCTGCTGGCCAACATGAAGAGACATGTCCTGATCCACACCAATATCAGAGCCTATCAATGCCATTTGTGCTTCAAGAGCTTTGTGCAAAAGCAGACTCTCAAGGCACACATGATTGTTCACTCTGATGTCAAACCCTTTAAATGCAAGGTGAGTGTATTTCCTTTGTGGCAGAGACATAGTAGCATAAAACGATCTGCTTTCCATTCTTGATCCAGGCTCTGCTTAGGCAGCACAAAAAGAATGGATCTAAATTTCTGTGATTTGCTTCCTTCCCCTCCAGTATCTGTAACTTTAATCCTGAAGTATTGTTTCCCACATAGTGAGCATATAGATGCCACCACAGCTTAAGGGCAGCAAACACACCTGACAATTGTCCACAACAACCATCCAATCTGAAGTCTGAGTACTTCAGTTCTTAGCAGCTTCAAGCACTGAATAAACACGCAGATCAGGCTGGGGCCTCCACAGAGGACCATGGAAAAGCAGCAACCTGGACTTcacacagtgatgctgtgcAATAGTTCAGGGAAGAACTAAACGAAAATAACAGCCatacagaactgcagaaggTATTTGAATGGGTCAAATGTAGTCACCAGACTGAAATTCAAGGCAGGGCATCAGTATCTTAGCAAACCCAATATCTGACTCTACatctattatttttacttattttctggTCCATTATTAGAATCATACCTTATAAAGGCAGAGATTGAGGGTTTTACACCTGCTTTGATCTGCTCTAAGAGGGCAGTAAATAAGGAGAGGAGCATATTATCCAGTTTATGTGTAAGTAACAGAAGAttgatctggaaaaaaattctAGAACATTTTCATCCAACATCTTTatggaattaaatattttctgaaatggaCTCTCTCTTTCAAAAGCAGATCTAGATGAAAAAAATTGACTGGAATTATTTTGTCTTGAAAAGTGTAGAACTTTGAAATGTTATATGAAATTATTGCTTTCAGTGACAGTTTTAATAGGAAAATATCAAAATCAGTACTTTTGAACTCATTTTTTCTTGGATAACATTGAAGTACTTCATTTCAAAGATTTTCAGTGTCAACATTTTGTTACAGTTCAAATGCAATTTAAAcatgtacattttaaaatgttattttgtataCTAGCACTTAACCTATGTTGAGAAAATGGTTTTTCAATATTACTATCAATATccaaatactgtaaaataattaCTCATCTACTGAAAATCCTGTGTAGTTCCATATCAAGTCCACTGGagtcttttttcctctgaacacACCTGCAACCCTGCCTTCATTCCCTTTTGGTCAAAGTCATCTTCTACCCTTcaaatttcagaaaagaaactcGATTGTTTGATCAGGTGTTCTGGATGCAGTACAGTGGATCCATGCTACTTCAGAGACAGGTGTAGAGTAGCTGGAAGCTTGTGTTCCTGGTAGGAAAATGCTATTTAAACTTGGAATGCTAACAGTGTGAGCCAGGAATTGGGCTACCAGCAGTTTACTTTCAAACCAGTAACAACAGCTCTTTAGGaacaactgtttttcttctttttaatttttatttgtttgtttgttttacttcacCATCACTCAACATTTCTAGGAGAAAAGAAACTACAAGTACAATGAAACAGTATGTACTTTGGCTAATAGGGTATGAATCAATATTAATGACCCTAAGTGGACTGGAGATCATAACAATAAGCAAAGGGAGAACAAATGTTTGCTCTTTGGCGCTAGGAACATCCCTAGTCTCACCGGCAGAGCCTTTGAAGGTCTCACAAGTTTCTCTGGCTGGTATTCAGAGGGTTAAGGCAATGACCAGATAGCAGCCTTTTGGCACCAAGCTCCTcctcagcagaaggaaggatATAGCTGTATGAACAGCCTGCTTAACAATGGCTCACATGTCTCCAGGGAACCGCCTGCAAATAGATTTCATCTTGCTTTCTCTTGTACTTTTCAAAGCTTCCTGTTTTCTCACGGTCCTTTTGGACAGTTTACagtctttctccctctccctctctctttgaGGAAAGGAACACCCTTCttatgaaggggaaaaaaaaaataaagaagaatgcAAGGGAAAGAGAGCACAGCAGTAGCCTTTCTACTTTACCACGTGCAGTggttttctttacctttttctcacagcaaagaaaacactaTGCTTTCCTATGTGTCTAATCACAGCTAAGCACAGACTCCCTGAAAAGAGGGAGTAGCAAATAGTTGTCCCTTCTGTTTCCTCACCCAGCTGAACCTGgatctgtgtttcatttttctctgaagaatgAACATCCCCATAGCTTCTGAAGGCCTGGGACCATGCTTTCTTCTTAtctgttttaaacaaaactgcagaagagTTCTGAAGGGGCTGCTCCAAATGGTGTATCAGTGCTCACTGTGACTGTCAAAGGATGATTCTCTGAAATTTAAAGTTCCTTCTTGTACAGAAGTTAATAATGTTCCTTATCAGCAATAAGGAATGTGATGAAGCTTTCTCACATGCAGCCAGCAAAATAACAATTGCAGCAGATATTTTGAACTTGCTGCTGTAATTACACAGTTAAAGGTGAGCCTAAACAGTTTTGGTTTACAACTGCAGatcaaaatatattctttctaTGTATGAAGGAGTGTACTTGTTTTGGATGAACTGGATCCTGCCCTTGACTGGAAGCCATCTTCTGTGAGAATTAGTCTCTGTGTCCATCTGGTGTTGCTTTTTCAGAAGTGTCAGTCTACACTGCTTTTACCCATTGCATGTATGGTTTTAGACCAGGAGTTTAAACCAAAGAAAAGATAAGtactttgggaaaaaaacaaagcacactgACAAATGTAGAAGGGTGCTACTTCATGTAGTGGTTTAGGAAGACAAAATGTGTTGTTGATCTGAGTCAGCATTTCTAACACACTGAAGCCCAGACAGTGCATCAAAATGTGTTCAGAAGACTTACAACTGATGTCGTTCTTTTTGGGATGAGAACATTATTTTATCTGAACTGGAGAGTCTAAAATAAGGCCCACAAATAACCATGCTATTCCTGTTATCTCTATGTCTTCCACATGAGCTATCCATCCATCTGAATGCTCAGATTCTGTGTTGCATTCTTTTCCGTGGTTTTGGATCATCAGTGCTCTCATCCCTGTCTCACAGAGGAAGTAAACTTCCTAGTTTGGTTGCATCTTCCTAGTTTGATCTGCAGATCCAGTCCGTTGTGTGTTAGTGAATCTCACCTCGCACTGCCTTGCTGTCTTCCAGTACATGAGCCTTTGAACTGCTCCCTTCATGCTCTGAATCATGGGCATTCATCTGAAATTTCTCTTGTCTCTTTTGAAAGGGATCTCACACATCTCACCTCTGGTACCATTTCTTCGTGTCTTCAGACAAGACTTcaggacaagaagaaattaCACATCCCTAAGATTATGCAGGACTTTAGGAAATGGAAAacctacctttttttttcagagaaacaaaaatattatacTGTAAGGGAATAGCCCTTAGGAAGTTGCCTTGCTAGAAAGAAATGGTGCTACTAGACACATTTTAATACTCAGTAGTCTATAAAGGCACAGATTTGTGTGAATCTGGCCAATAGCCTGTTGAATCAGATTTTCCTCTAATATCAATACAGAAGGAGAAGACCTAgccatcagaaagaaaaagctgctgagaaCATAGCTCAGACAGAATAGAAGCAGATAGCCAGAGGCTTTCTGCTGGGAAGTGTTAGAGAAGAATTATTACTGATGTTCTTATAGGCAGAGAAATATTGATACGTTATAGGCTGTTGAAGAAGCTGTCAATATCTGCTCTTCTTAggatttttctgtgctgctcagtgcatcTTCTCCTCt
This genomic interval carries:
- the ZNF366 gene encoding zinc finger protein 366, translating into MMKNEDANCSVDNTQASPFSRCLQPLSPVTKPHRTTHFGEEFRQHLSHFRYGTPPLGDMESFQGSLEGGSRKRKSMPTKMPPSIALEGSSSPPHRLEDHNDIDSSSLPMAFQQPAQPKYSSQMIDLCNFGFQFYRSLEPFGAKSIKQEPVKSNLAWPSSPAFVQAPYPYYPKVHPGLMFPFIMPPNLHFRNPFQMKRPPEPSFQRAEVRESGENKQKVERVDVNLQIDDSYYVDVGGEQKRWQCPMCEKSYTSKYNLVTHILGHSGIKPHACNRCGKLFKQLSHLHTHMLTHQGTRPHKCQVCHKSFTQTSHLKRHMMQHSDIKPYNCRICGRGFAYPSELKAHESKHESGRENICVECGLDFPTLAQLKRHLTTHRGPIQYNCTECDKTFQYPSQLQNHMMKHKDIRPYICTECGMEFVQPHHLKQHSLTHKGVKEHKCGICGREFTLLANMKRHVLIHTNIRAYQCHLCFKSFVQKQTLKAHMIVHSDVKPFKCKLCGKEFNRMHNLMGHMHLHAGSKPFKCPYCPSKFTLKGNLTRHMKVKHGVMERGFHSQGFGRGRIALSQTNVLRSLEQEEPFDLSQKSQGKGISFHSDGESAKGSSCQEEEEDNCYEAEQYSPGVYHHDNNKLYVPQDLSGKPQCMMKGLRESYCSEKEEMLSEGGLEKRVVGDSNNQESPAETDLANNKEHLSFRAFEKASLGHSLSDYLYFKHRSKSLKELLERKMEKQTMLIGI